The proteins below come from a single Halobacillus salinarum genomic window:
- a CDS encoding beta-N-acetylhexosaminidase: MEVCFKGNLEEISAGLHLVADEIGLELKETGVLVEVEQWKENKLEIYFHHDHGYIRYNRPIHFFRAIGLFIQQASEQPSFHLLEVPKFETNGVMLDCSRNAVMKTDQVKILMRKMAVMGLNMLMLYMEDTYEIKEQPYFGYMRGRYSPNELEELDDYGWKLGIEVIPSIQTLAHLSTFLRWQANNQYKDTDDILLAGAETTYKLIDEMIQAAAASFRTNRIHIGMDEAHFLGRGNYLNDHGFVPSFSIMEEHLQKVMKLIMKQGLSPMMWSDMYFRMASSTGDYYDEEAAIPSAVVEGMPEGMQFVYWDYYHEEEEVYERFLQTHKEFGPPPVFAGGIWTWNGVAVNYKKTFQTTNAALTACKREGIQEVFAALWGDDGAETDLMTGLLGMQLYAEHGYSNDLDMEKLRKRFKYCTGAEMNAFIVLGELDQPVGSAEQTALEPENPAKYILWQDPLLGLFDEHLKGLKLREFYEGLEKRLCRWQKEAGQWGCLFRVPLAQAAVLAGKSELGIELKTAYDQKDMKKLANIARNRLPLLIERIESLKSVHYDQWMERNKPFGWEVLEVRYAGLLSRTETALHRVNSFLEGSIDCIPELEEKRLPFSNHNHRTSYVRSNRYLDIFSANRM, from the coding sequence ATGGAGGTTTGTTTTAAAGGAAACCTAGAAGAAATATCGGCTGGCTTACACTTGGTAGCTGACGAAATTGGCTTGGAGCTGAAGGAGACTGGAGTATTAGTAGAAGTTGAACAGTGGAAAGAGAATAAGCTCGAAATTTATTTCCATCATGACCACGGGTATATTCGTTATAATAGACCGATCCATTTCTTTCGTGCGATCGGTTTATTTATTCAGCAAGCGTCTGAACAGCCAAGTTTTCATCTTTTGGAAGTGCCAAAGTTTGAGACAAACGGAGTTATGCTGGACTGCTCTAGAAATGCAGTCATGAAAACGGACCAAGTGAAAATACTTATGCGTAAAATGGCCGTAATGGGACTGAATATGCTGATGCTTTATATGGAAGATACATATGAAATAAAGGAACAGCCTTATTTTGGTTATATGAGAGGAAGGTATTCCCCAAACGAGCTTGAGGAATTGGATGATTACGGTTGGAAACTGGGGATTGAAGTCATTCCAAGTATTCAGACGCTGGCTCACCTTTCTACTTTTTTACGCTGGCAGGCTAACAATCAGTACAAAGACACGGATGATATTCTCTTAGCCGGAGCAGAAACAACTTACAAGCTGATCGATGAGATGATTCAAGCTGCTGCTGCTTCTTTTCGTACGAATCGAATTCACATTGGTATGGATGAGGCCCATTTCTTAGGAAGAGGCAACTATTTAAATGATCATGGGTTTGTCCCAAGCTTTTCGATTATGGAGGAGCATCTGCAAAAAGTGATGAAATTAATAATGAAACAAGGGTTGTCACCTATGATGTGGAGTGACATGTATTTTCGCATGGCTTCTTCTACAGGGGACTATTACGATGAGGAGGCCGCAATACCGTCAGCTGTCGTGGAAGGAATGCCTGAGGGGATGCAGTTTGTCTATTGGGATTATTACCATGAAGAAGAGGAGGTTTACGAGCGGTTTTTACAAACGCATAAGGAATTTGGTCCTCCTCCTGTCTTTGCAGGAGGAATTTGGACTTGGAACGGGGTGGCAGTGAATTATAAGAAGACGTTTCAAACGACCAATGCTGCTTTAACTGCTTGTAAACGGGAGGGGATTCAAGAAGTATTTGCTGCCTTGTGGGGAGATGACGGAGCAGAAACGGATTTAATGACAGGTTTATTAGGAATGCAGTTGTATGCAGAACACGGCTATTCGAACGATCTTGACATGGAAAAGCTGCGTAAGAGATTTAAGTATTGTACGGGAGCTGAGATGAATGCTTTTATCGTACTTGGAGAACTGGATCAGCCTGTGGGCAGCGCTGAGCAAACCGCGCTCGAGCCTGAAAATCCTGCAAAATACATCTTGTGGCAGGATCCATTGCTTGGGCTTTTTGATGAGCATTTAAAAGGTTTGAAGCTCCGTGAATTTTACGAAGGTTTGGAGAAAAGACTGTGCAGGTGGCAGAAGGAAGCTGGACAATGGGGCTGTTTATTTCGTGTCCCGCTGGCGCAGGCTGCTGTGCTTGCAGGAAAAAGTGAACTCGGGATCGAGCTTAAAACAGCTTATGATCAAAAGGACATGAAGAAGCTTGCAAACATCGCACGGAATAGACTTCCTCTGCTAATAGAACGTATCGAATCCTTGAAGAGTGTTCACTATGACCAATGGATGGAAAGAAACAAACCATTTGGGTGGGAAGTACTGGAAGTAAGATACGCTGGACTATTGTCAAGAACAGAAACGGCTCTCCATCGAGTGAATAGTTTTCTAGAAGGTTCTATCGATTGTATTCCAGAATTAGAAGAAAAACGTCTTCCTTTTTCTAACCACAATCACCGCACTTCGTATGTTAGAAGTAACCGCTACTTAGATATTTTCTCAGCCAATCGAATGTAA
- a CDS encoding Gfo/Idh/MocA family protein — MVYSVVIVGAGIIAEEHMRSLLEVPEVEVTAVADINEEKVEAMRTRYAVTGYLDYKEMVKKEMPDIAIITLPHFLHKEAAVFCACQGVHLLLEKPMAVSTSDCQEIIDASTQVHVLVGHIQHYFAENIKAKALIKSGQLGRLIMVNETRFMNYFVSERPSWFLEKEKSGGGVVMNLGAHSIDKIQWMLDTNFSSVISKLSYESEQLGIQSNVEGSSSIWLKTKEGLPVTISISGYHGPPTQITEFVFTNGILKVELGKGVWISQYDNFEQIPVPDHPSPFVLQFYELLNAVTKKEELENSGLYGQSIVKVIEAVYQSDKEGGLIHIL, encoded by the coding sequence GTGGTTTATTCTGTAGTCATTGTCGGGGCGGGAATCATTGCAGAGGAGCATATGAGATCCTTGCTTGAAGTCCCTGAGGTTGAAGTAACTGCAGTGGCAGACATTAATGAAGAAAAAGTGGAAGCGATGAGAACGAGATATGCGGTAACTGGTTATTTAGATTACAAGGAAATGGTGAAGAAGGAAATGCCCGACATAGCCATCATTACTCTGCCGCATTTTCTTCATAAAGAGGCTGCGGTCTTTTGTGCCTGTCAAGGAGTGCACTTACTCTTAGAAAAACCGATGGCTGTCTCCACTTCAGACTGCCAGGAGATCATAGATGCTTCTACACAAGTACACGTACTTGTCGGTCATATTCAGCACTATTTTGCTGAAAATATTAAAGCCAAAGCGCTAATTAAGAGCGGTCAACTAGGCAGATTAATCATGGTAAATGAAACGAGGTTCATGAATTACTTTGTCTCTGAGCGGCCTTCATGGTTTCTGGAAAAAGAGAAATCAGGCGGAGGAGTGGTCATGAACCTTGGGGCCCACTCGATTGACAAAATTCAATGGATGCTTGATACGAATTTCTCAAGTGTTATTTCAAAGCTAAGCTATGAAAGTGAACAATTGGGGATCCAGAGTAACGTAGAAGGAAGCTCAAGTATTTGGCTGAAGACGAAGGAGGGGCTTCCGGTTACTATATCGATTTCAGGCTATCATGGGCCACCCACACAAATCACTGAATTTGTTTTTACAAACGGAATCTTGAAAGTTGAGCTTGGAAAGGGGGTTTGGATTAGTCAGTATGACAATTTTGAACAAATTCCTGTCCCCGACCATCCCTCTCCATTTGTACTGCAATTTTATGAGCTTCTAAATGCTGTTACTAAGAAGGAAGAACTCGAAAACTCAGGATTATACGGTCAATCGATTGTAAAAGTTATAGAAGCTGTATATCAATCGGATAAGGAAGGAGGACTTATCCATATATTATAG
- a CDS encoding sugar phosphate isomerase/epimerase family protein translates to MIIQFIINTVMLEKNRWTSHKTPSINISDWMGEFQKGGFSGVELWENHAREANQPENERLLENKSLIRILNSYAGFGDEQEIERRETVQLAREFEVEKVKFNLGDDFNRIEQYLKNIESLRVQLPQECKLLCECHPGTVMEDPVYAAKVLERLGSDQYEVIVHPFLPGTNLTRWFDYLGPLITHVHVSCYEDHRFHLLKERMELVKERSSILQAEGFDGTFSFEFTKGVAVEDEHLQKIYANALDDKECVHSLFPS, encoded by the coding sequence ATGATTATTCAGTTTATTATTAATACGGTTATGTTGGAAAAAAATCGCTGGACATCACATAAAACTCCGTCGATCAACATTAGCGACTGGATGGGAGAATTTCAAAAGGGAGGATTCTCGGGGGTCGAGCTCTGGGAAAATCATGCGCGGGAAGCGAACCAGCCGGAAAATGAACGGCTCTTGGAAAACAAATCATTGATAAGAATTTTAAACTCTTACGCGGGATTTGGAGACGAACAGGAAATTGAACGAAGAGAAACTGTGCAACTCGCCAGGGAATTCGAAGTAGAAAAAGTGAAATTTAATTTAGGAGATGATTTCAATCGGATCGAGCAGTATCTTAAAAATATTGAATCGCTTAGAGTACAGCTCCCTCAAGAATGCAAGCTTCTGTGTGAGTGTCATCCAGGGACTGTAATGGAAGATCCTGTGTATGCGGCAAAGGTGTTGGAGCGGCTCGGATCGGATCAATATGAGGTCATCGTTCACCCATTTCTTCCCGGGACGAATCTTACGCGTTGGTTCGATTACCTTGGCCCGCTCATTACTCATGTTCATGTCAGCTGCTACGAAGATCATAGGTTTCATCTGCTTAAAGAAAGAATGGAACTGGTAAAAGAACGGTCTTCTATTCTTCAAGCAGAGGGGTTTGACGGGACTTTTTCTTTTGAATTTACTAAAGGAGTAGCCGTGGAGGACGAACATTTACAGAAAATCTACGCTAATGCGCTGGATGATAAAGAATGTGTACACTCCTTATTTCCATCATAA
- a CDS encoding helix-turn-helix domain-containing protein, which produces MSYKVLVIGKESTFKKVKTIGQSYTQLSFVPLDPNEDMESALMQIQWNHMDAVLCTSPLPDRHPFRELVRGLPVFFVRYTSTALYASLFRCIYQQNLSSPLQFSVDFFGDEDIKDHLREEGILGQHLVLKVCENCYTSREELTKYHYQLWKSGSVQVVITSHPEVSDSLKALNVKTFLMSPSQQCIRSTLAGMVQKLKTKSRVPSSSAYRYEDEASLQELKKIGISGATIQKLYKLCLSLGSSRLTTAELARGFSITMRSARRILTTLEDHNVAQVIGEEQLHTRGRPRYVYHIDFNYFHSMQSLVPAFG; this is translated from the coding sequence GTGAGTTATAAAGTGCTGGTTATTGGGAAAGAAAGCACATTTAAAAAAGTGAAAACCATTGGCCAATCGTACACTCAGCTGTCTTTTGTTCCACTAGATCCCAATGAGGACATGGAGTCAGCACTCATGCAGATACAATGGAACCATATGGATGCGGTTTTATGCACGAGTCCCCTGCCTGATCGTCATCCTTTTAGAGAACTGGTGCGGGGACTGCCTGTATTTTTTGTGCGCTATACTTCCACAGCTCTCTACGCTTCGCTGTTCCGCTGTATCTATCAGCAGAATTTAAGTTCTCCACTTCAATTCAGTGTCGATTTTTTTGGAGATGAAGATATAAAAGATCATTTGCGGGAAGAAGGTATTCTTGGACAGCATCTGGTTTTAAAAGTTTGTGAAAATTGCTATACAAGTAGAGAGGAACTTACGAAATACCATTATCAATTATGGAAATCAGGAAGCGTGCAGGTGGTCATTACGAGTCATCCTGAGGTATCCGACAGTTTGAAAGCATTAAACGTAAAAACTTTTCTAATGTCTCCTTCCCAGCAGTGTATCCGCTCCACACTCGCCGGCATGGTTCAAAAATTGAAAACCAAAAGCCGTGTTCCTTCTTCATCTGCATATCGTTATGAAGATGAAGCTTCCCTGCAGGAATTGAAAAAGATTGGGATAAGCGGGGCGACGATTCAAAAGCTCTACAAGTTGTGTCTTTCACTTGGAAGCAGCCGGCTGACGACGGCAGAATTAGCTAGGGGGTTCTCCATTACGATGAGGAGTGCCAGAAGGATTTTGACAACACTCGAAGATCATAACGTTGCTCAAGTTATTGGCGAGGAGCAGCTTCATACGCGAGGACGCCCGAGGTACGTATATCATATCGATTTTAACTACTTCCACAGCATGCAGTCTCTTGTACCTGCATTCGGATAA
- a CDS encoding carbohydrate ABC transporter permease, with protein sequence MKKPNKKRKIVSYLVITLSAILMLTPFVTAALNSLKSYSQYTAIPVEWIPNPFHWKNYLEVWQMTDFAQYGLNSMIVTVLSVAGALLSCSMVAYAFARLDFPFKQSLFLMVLGTLMIPPVVMIIPQFIIFKNMGFLDTLVPLWLLEWLAQPFGIFLMRQAFLAIPKEYEEAAKLDGCSPFQTYWRIFLPMCKPQLATLTIFTFMTKWNEIMAPVIYLSSEEKFTLPIGVLSMSGAWFGQEQYLVAAALMTLVPILIVFLFTEKFFVKGASSSGLK encoded by the coding sequence ATGAAAAAGCCGAACAAAAAAAGAAAAATTGTAAGCTATCTTGTCATCACATTAAGTGCGATTCTAATGCTTACTCCGTTTGTAACTGCAGCCTTAAATTCTTTGAAATCTTATTCCCAGTACACAGCTATCCCAGTGGAATGGATTCCTAATCCTTTCCACTGGAAAAACTATTTAGAGGTTTGGCAGATGACGGACTTCGCCCAATACGGCTTAAACAGCATGATTGTTACCGTATTGTCCGTGGCAGGAGCTTTACTCTCCTGCTCTATGGTTGCCTACGCTTTTGCCAGACTCGATTTCCCTTTCAAGCAGTCTTTGTTCCTCATGGTACTGGGTACATTAATGATTCCACCTGTTGTCATGATCATCCCGCAGTTTATAATTTTTAAAAACATGGGATTTCTTGACACTCTTGTCCCTTTATGGCTGCTGGAATGGCTCGCTCAGCCTTTTGGTATATTCTTAATGCGTCAGGCGTTTTTAGCAATTCCAAAGGAGTATGAAGAAGCGGCAAAGCTTGATGGGTGCTCTCCTTTTCAAACGTACTGGAGAATCTTTCTGCCAATGTGCAAGCCGCAGCTTGCAACGTTGACGATTTTTACGTTTATGACCAAGTGGAATGAGATCATGGCTCCAGTCATTTATCTGTCTTCAGAAGAAAAATTCACTTTGCCGATTGGAGTGTTATCGATGTCCGGTGCCTGGTTTGGACAGGAACAATACTTAGTGGCAGCAGCCTTGATGACCCTTGTACCTATTTTGATTGTGTTCTTATTTACAGAGAAATTCTTTGTAAAAGGGGCCAGTTCATCTGGTCTGAAATAG
- a CDS encoding carbohydrate ABC transporter permease codes for MRLGKARERTHTKPFKLSNEGKWGILMISPYLIHFIVFILFTMFASLYFSFSHYDMLNAPQWVGLENYTKLVNDTVFWKALGNTVYFTVLFVPAQTILALILASALNQQLRGLKLYRMAHFIPVISSWTVVLYVADAIFNPRFGLANDLLLKLGMQPQQWLNDEHLVIPVLVVVAVWKGIGYMMVIFLAGLQNVPEDLYEAADIEGAGVLQKFRHVTIPLISGTTFLVLVLSTITTFQAFEQIYVMTGNSGDITAAGGPDNSSMVLMLYLFQQGFAFLKMGYASAIAWILFIMLFIITLIQVKLQNKWVHYEK; via the coding sequence ATGAGACTCGGAAAGGCTCGCGAACGAACACACACAAAACCTTTTAAATTAAGCAATGAGGGTAAATGGGGAATTCTGATGATTTCCCCATACCTCATTCATTTTATTGTATTTATTTTATTTACGATGTTTGCTTCCCTGTATTTTAGTTTTTCCCATTACGATATGCTCAACGCTCCCCAATGGGTTGGCCTGGAAAACTACACGAAACTTGTAAATGATACAGTCTTTTGGAAGGCGTTAGGGAATACCGTTTATTTTACCGTTTTGTTTGTTCCAGCCCAAACCATTCTTGCCTTAATTCTTGCTTCTGCTTTAAATCAACAATTAAGAGGCTTGAAGCTGTATCGGATGGCTCACTTTATCCCGGTCATTTCCTCCTGGACAGTGGTTCTTTATGTAGCGGATGCTATTTTTAACCCTAGATTCGGTTTAGCCAATGATCTGCTGCTCAAACTTGGCATGCAGCCGCAACAATGGTTGAACGACGAACATCTCGTTATTCCTGTACTTGTTGTCGTAGCGGTTTGGAAAGGAATCGGTTATATGATGGTTATTTTTCTAGCCGGCCTGCAGAATGTGCCCGAAGACTTGTATGAAGCAGCAGATATTGAAGGAGCAGGTGTGCTGCAGAAATTCAGGCATGTAACGATTCCGCTGATTTCAGGAACTACATTCCTCGTTTTGGTGCTCAGCACCATTACTACTTTTCAGGCGTTTGAACAGATTTACGTAATGACAGGAAATTCTGGAGATATCACCGCAGCAGGCGGACCAGATAACTCAAGCATGGTACTGATGCTGTACTTGTTCCAGCAGGGCTTCGCATTTTTGAAAATGGGTTATGCATCTGCCATCGCTTGGATCCTCTTTATTATGTTATTTATCATTACCCTCATTCAGGTCAAATTGCAAAACAAGTGGGTGCACTATGAAAAGTAG